One window from the genome of Lentibacillus daqui encodes:
- a CDS encoding C45 family autoproteolytic acyltransferase/hydolase, translating to MGDKMDLAVDVVALKGTYEQVGFKQGQDWKRDERIEFTQEMTKHCDVNETKSRLMEYMPFLLEELKGVAAGLGMKEDMAIRMFSGFDVTFPQMGCTAFASETFYVRNYDFSPELYDARFVFCNPDDGYASVGFSQQMIGRLDGMNEKGLIVGLHLVNERHHRTGFLGTTIVRMILDQCATIQDAVHLLQNIPHGYCYNYSIMDRSGESVVIEASPNHQVVRSQNQVMCTNHFEMDVLRENNRPEISQSKTRLNHLEHLPKQKLTPLLAYQLFNEEESPFFFKDYQEYFGTMHTVVYDPMNLSVTVGIGGDCEPFEFSLKGWVVGDIELPNVINGVFDFSR from the coding sequence ATGGGTGACAAAATGGATCTGGCAGTTGATGTTGTTGCTTTAAAAGGAACATATGAACAAGTTGGGTTTAAACAAGGGCAGGATTGGAAGCGGGATGAGCGGATTGAATTTACTCAAGAGATGACTAAACATTGTGATGTGAATGAAACAAAGTCCCGATTGATGGAGTATATGCCATTTTTGCTGGAGGAATTGAAGGGAGTAGCAGCGGGGTTAGGAATGAAAGAGGATATGGCCATAAGGATGTTTAGCGGTTTTGATGTTACATTTCCACAAATGGGTTGTACGGCCTTCGCAAGTGAAACTTTCTATGTTCGCAACTATGATTTTAGCCCCGAATTGTATGATGCCAGATTCGTGTTCTGCAATCCGGATGATGGCTATGCTAGTGTGGGATTCAGTCAGCAAATGATTGGCAGACTCGATGGAATGAATGAAAAAGGGCTAATTGTGGGATTGCACCTAGTAAATGAACGACATCATCGTACTGGCTTTTTAGGAACAACCATTGTACGGATGATATTGGATCAATGCGCAACGATACAAGACGCAGTCCATTTACTTCAAAATATTCCACATGGGTACTGTTATAACTATTCCATTATGGATAGAAGTGGAGAATCTGTAGTTATCGAAGCAAGTCCGAATCATCAAGTTGTACGTTCCCAAAATCAAGTCATGTGCACCAATCATTTTGAGATGGATGTATTAAGGGAAAACAATAGACCGGAGATATCCCAATCAAAAACCCGTCTAAACCATCTGGAACATTTACCAAAGCAGAAGCTGACCCCGTTATTGGCGTACCAGCTTTTCAATGAAGAGGAATCGCCTTTCTTTTTTAAAGATTATCAGGAGTATTTTGGTACAATGCATACGGTGGTTTATGATCCAATGAATTTAAGCGTGACTGTTGGCATTGGTGGGGATTGTGAGCCGTTCGAGTTTTCGCTTAAGGGCTGGGTGGTTGGTGATATTGAATTACCCAATGTAATCAATGGTGTATTTGATTTTAGCAGATGA
- a CDS encoding NAD(P)/FAD-dependent oxidoreductase, which translates to MKRLVILGGGYGGVRVIAGLLNHQLSEDIAITVVDRNPYQSLKTEFYSIAAGTSADKDVRVNFPEDKRVNYIFGEITAINTEDREIILEGRTERVEYDYLVVALGCEDIYHGIKGAQEYTHSVQTFQQARRTWAAVGNLKAYGKVAIVGAGLSGIEVAAEIRESRPDLNIRLLDRGASVLKAFNPKVREYVESWFIENQVEVLHHANVEYVEKDGVCNNGICFVNDVTIWTAGVQPHHLARALPFQKDQQGKIIVNDYYQVPENKHIYVVGDCASSFHSPSGQLAMQQGDQIAEVLLAVLHDKQPKKPKAIKLKGTLGSLGKSDGFGNMFQQPFTGLVPRIAKSGVLWLSKRH; encoded by the coding sequence ATGAAAAGATTGGTTATACTAGGTGGCGGCTATGGAGGGGTTAGAGTCATCGCAGGTTTACTGAATCACCAACTATCGGAGGATATTGCCATTACGGTTGTGGATAGAAATCCATATCAATCGCTAAAAACAGAATTTTATTCAATCGCAGCTGGCACTTCTGCTGACAAAGATGTACGGGTAAACTTCCCAGAGGATAAACGAGTAAACTATATATTTGGTGAAATTACAGCAATTAACACAGAGGATCGGGAAATTATATTAGAAGGAAGAACTGAACGTGTCGAGTATGATTATTTAGTGGTAGCACTCGGCTGTGAAGACATCTACCACGGGATTAAAGGAGCACAGGAATATACACATAGTGTTCAGACCTTCCAGCAAGCTAGACGGACCTGGGCAGCAGTCGGAAATCTTAAGGCGTATGGCAAAGTCGCCATCGTTGGGGCAGGATTAAGTGGTATTGAAGTTGCTGCCGAAATCAGGGAAAGTCGTCCCGATCTAAACATTCGGCTACTTGACCGCGGGGCTTCCGTGTTAAAGGCATTCAATCCAAAAGTCCGGGAATATGTGGAATCATGGTTTATTGAAAATCAGGTAGAGGTACTGCATCACGCCAATGTGGAATATGTGGAAAAAGATGGCGTTTGCAATAATGGCATCTGTTTTGTTAATGATGTCACCATTTGGACTGCCGGTGTGCAGCCACATCATTTAGCCAGGGCATTGCCATTCCAAAAGGATCAACAAGGGAAAATTATCGTCAATGATTACTATCAAGTACCGGAAAACAAGCATATTTATGTTGTTGGAGACTGTGCTTCATCATTTCATTCGCCGAGTGGACAGTTGGCTATGCAGCAAGGTGATCAGATTGCGGAAGTTTTATTGGCGGTGCTTCATGATAAACAACCAAAAAAACCGAAAGCAATCAAACTAAAAGGTACACTCGGATCCCTTGGCAAGTCAGATGGGTTTGGAAATATGTTCCAACAACCATTTACCGGACTTGTCCCACGCATTGCCAAATCCGGTGTTTTATGGCTTAGTAAGCGACATTAA
- the metA gene encoding homoserine O-acetyltransferase MetA, protein MPINIPKELPATEALKMEKIFVMDEDRARTQDIRPLNIVILNLMPEKERTELQLLRLLGNTPLQVNINFLRMASHEAKHVSKSHLDTFYLTFDQIKNRRFDGMIITGAPIEHLEFEDVGYWQELTQIMEWTKTNVTSCLHICWGAQAALYYHYGIGKYALPKKLFGVFQHQITDRTVELVRGFGDVFNAPHSRYTSVPMKEIENHPDLNLLSYSDEAEAFIIMSQDRKHIMITGHLEYESSTLAEEYTRDLDRGLDTDLPKNYFPNDNADKRPQNTWRSHTHLLFSNWLNYYVYQQTPYLWD, encoded by the coding sequence TTGCCAATTAACATACCAAAAGAGCTGCCGGCAACCGAGGCATTAAAAATGGAGAAGATATTTGTAATGGATGAGGATCGGGCAAGAACACAAGACATTCGCCCACTAAATATTGTTATTTTAAACTTAATGCCGGAAAAAGAACGAACGGAATTGCAGCTTCTCCGTTTATTGGGGAATACACCATTACAGGTAAATATAAATTTTTTAAGAATGGCAAGCCATGAAGCAAAGCATGTTAGCAAATCGCATTTGGACACATTCTATTTGACGTTTGACCAAATCAAAAATCGTCGCTTTGATGGCATGATTATTACCGGTGCGCCAATTGAACATTTGGAATTTGAAGATGTGGGTTATTGGCAAGAACTGACACAAATCATGGAATGGACAAAGACGAATGTAACCTCTTGCTTACATATTTGCTGGGGGGCACAAGCGGCATTATATTATCATTATGGGATCGGGAAGTACGCTCTACCAAAAAAGTTGTTCGGTGTGTTTCAGCATCAAATTACGGATCGGACTGTTGAGCTTGTCCGGGGATTCGGTGATGTATTTAATGCGCCACACTCAAGATATACATCGGTACCAATGAAAGAAATTGAAAATCATCCGGATCTAAACCTTCTTTCCTATTCCGATGAAGCGGAGGCGTTTATTATTATGTCTCAAGACAGGAAGCATATTATGATTACCGGTCATTTGGAATATGAATCAAGCACCCTTGCTGAAGAATATACGCGTGATCTTGACAGAGGACTGGATACAGATTTGCCAAAGAACTACTTTCCAAACGACAATGCAGATAAACGACCACAAAATACATGGCGGTCACACACCCATCTGCTTTTTTCCAATTGGCTGAATTACTATGTGTACCAGCAAACGCCATATCTGTGGGATTAA
- a CDS encoding dicarboxylate/amino acid:cation symporter: MKAIWKGYIHASLILKITIALILGVIVGLIFGKDAAVLEPFGDLLLHLLKFLIIPLILFTLIVGVNQTSITNLGRMGGKVFLYYVLTSALAIVVGIAVASIFSPGAGMTLDTKEGFEVPENPGIIHVLLSIVPENIVTAFSELNLLGIIFTALVFGIAISSLRASEQHHELGEQVYTVINGLNEATLSIMKVILQYVPIGVFAIMAKTVGNQGADTLLSLGNMVLVLYIALIVHIGVYILFMFVTKVPLKPFFREARTPMVTAFVTQSSSGVLPLTLNAAKNMGLSRSLYGFSLPLGATINMDGAAIRIAVSAVFAANIIGDPLSFTDMLQVVLVGTLASIGTAGVPGAGIIMIATVFAQLGLPMEAVGLLTAIDALVGMGCTAINVTGDLVGTAIIDKSEKKRENPDTVENSYSRS; this comes from the coding sequence ATGAAAGCAATCTGGAAAGGTTATATCCATGCGTCACTTATATTGAAAATCACCATCGCACTGATTCTCGGCGTTATCGTGGGATTAATATTCGGTAAGGATGCTGCAGTACTTGAACCATTTGGTGATTTATTGCTTCATTTACTCAAATTCCTTATTATTCCCCTCATTCTATTTACCTTGATCGTTGGGGTAAACCAAACTAGTATTACAAACCTGGGGCGAATGGGCGGAAAGGTATTTCTGTATTATGTACTTACTTCCGCGTTGGCAATCGTTGTCGGCATCGCGGTTGCCAGCATCTTTAGCCCAGGCGCGGGTATGACATTGGATACGAAAGAAGGTTTTGAGGTGCCGGAAAATCCCGGGATCATCCATGTTCTACTAAGTATTGTCCCGGAAAATATTGTGACAGCCTTTAGTGAGCTTAATCTGTTGGGGATTATTTTCACCGCCCTTGTCTTTGGGATTGCCATATCTTCCTTACGAGCTTCTGAACAACATCATGAACTTGGCGAACAAGTTTATACGGTCATTAATGGCTTAAACGAAGCGACATTATCGATTATGAAAGTGATTCTGCAGTATGTGCCAATCGGGGTATTTGCGATTATGGCCAAGACAGTTGGCAACCAGGGAGCAGACACATTATTGTCCCTGGGTAATATGGTCCTGGTGCTCTATATTGCGTTAATTGTGCATATTGGTGTTTACATTCTGTTTATGTTTGTGACAAAAGTTCCATTGAAACCATTTTTTCGTGAGGCACGCACTCCAATGGTTACCGCATTTGTCACGCAAAGCAGTTCCGGTGTGTTACCATTGACTTTAAATGCTGCTAAAAATATGGGACTTTCCAGAAGCTTATATGGATTTAGTTTGCCACTTGGAGCAACCATTAATATGGACGGTGCCGCGATTCGCATTGCCGTTTCTGCCGTTTTTGCTGCCAATATTATTGGAGATCCGCTAAGTTTTACCGATATGCTACAAGTGGTCTTGGTGGGAACACTCGCCTCGATTGGAACGGCAGGAGTACCGGGAGCTGGAATCATTATGATTGCAACCGTTTTTGCACAGTTGGGATTACCAATGGAAGCTGTTGGATTACTGACAGCCATTGATGCACTAGTCGGTATGGGATGTACCGCCATAAATGTAACCGGTGATCTGGTTGGCACGGCAATTATCGACAAGTCAGAGAAGAAGCGGGAAAATCCTGATACAGTAGAAAACAGCTATTCCCGCTCATGA
- a CDS encoding SpoVR family protein, whose translation MELKELDRAIDEITEIATGFGLDFYPMRYEICPADIIYTFGAYGMPTRFSHWSFGKQFYKMKLHYDLGLSQIYELVINSDPCYAFLLDTNSLVQNKLIVAHVLAHCDFFKNNARFSNTRRDMVESMTATAERIANYEMIHGKKEVEAFLDAVLSIQEHIDPSLVRSKLPSFGVEEDKEPEKRKARSAYDDLWEIDETMMEQKPEEETKKKNFPPQPEKDLLLFIEEYSRELEDWQRDVLTMMREEMLYFWPQLETKIMNEGWASFWHQRILREMDLTSDETVEFATLNAGVVQPSKTQINPYYLGVKMFEDIEERYNNPTDKMKQMGVEPNSGREKIFEVREIESDTSFIRNYLTKELVQREDMYLFEKQGADYRVTDKDYEQVRDQLIQQRVNGGFPYIEVVDGDYLRNGYLYLMHRYEGIELDLHYLEHVLPYIYQLWGRSVYLETVVEDKAVVYSYDGNKVNRRFK comes from the coding sequence ATGGAGTTGAAGGAACTTGATCGGGCAATTGACGAAATTACAGAAATTGCAACCGGGTTTGGCCTTGATTTTTATCCGATGCGTTACGAAATTTGCCCTGCTGATATTATCTATACATTTGGCGCCTATGGAATGCCAACCCGGTTCAGTCATTGGAGCTTTGGGAAACAATTTTATAAGATGAAATTGCATTATGACCTGGGCCTGAGTCAAATTTATGAACTTGTGATTAATTCCGACCCATGCTATGCTTTTTTGCTTGATACCAACAGTCTGGTTCAAAATAAACTCATTGTTGCTCATGTTCTTGCCCACTGTGACTTCTTCAAAAATAATGCCCGGTTTTCCAATACCAGAAGAGATATGGTGGAGAGCATGACAGCCACTGCAGAACGGATTGCCAATTATGAAATGATCCATGGTAAGAAAGAGGTGGAGGCGTTTTTGGATGCGGTATTATCCATTCAGGAACATATTGACCCATCACTTGTCAGATCAAAACTACCATCGTTTGGGGTGGAGGAAGATAAAGAGCCGGAAAAACGAAAAGCAAGATCAGCATATGATGATTTGTGGGAAATCGATGAAACCATGATGGAGCAAAAGCCCGAAGAAGAAACAAAAAAGAAGAATTTCCCCCCTCAGCCGGAAAAGGACCTATTATTATTTATCGAGGAGTATAGCCGGGAGCTGGAGGATTGGCAACGAGATGTCCTAACCATGATGCGGGAGGAAATGCTTTATTTTTGGCCGCAACTGGAGACAAAAATCATGAATGAAGGCTGGGCATCATTTTGGCACCAGCGGATTTTGCGGGAAATGGATCTGACATCTGATGAAACCGTTGAATTTGCTACGTTAAATGCCGGGGTTGTCCAGCCGTCAAAGACACAGATTAATCCATATTATCTTGGGGTAAAAATGTTTGAGGATATTGAAGAGCGCTATAATAACCCAACAGATAAAATGAAACAAATGGGCGTTGAACCTAATTCCGGCCGGGAGAAAATTTTTGAAGTCAGGGAAATTGAATCCGATACATCCTTTATTCGCAACTATTTAACCAAGGAACTCGTTCAGCGAGAAGATATGTATTTATTTGAGAAACAAGGCGCTGACTATCGAGTGACGGATAAAGATTATGAACAGGTACGTGATCAGCTTATCCAGCAGCGGGTAAATGGTGGATTTCCTTATATTGAGGTAGTGGATGGAGATTATCTGCGTAATGGGTATCTTTATTTAATGCACCGGTATGAAGGAATTGAGCTTGATTTGCATTATTTGGAACACGTTCTACCGTATATTTACCAGCTCTGGGGACGATCTGTATATCTGGAAACAGTGGTGGAGGATAAAGCCGTTGTCTATTCCTATGACGGAAATAAGGTGAATCGACGGTTTAAATAA
- the yhbH gene encoding sporulation protein YhbH, giving the protein MQEGNENYVVSKENWSLHRKGQQDQQRHMDKVKEAIKNNLPDLVSEESIIMSNGRDIIKIPIRSLDEYKIRYNYNKSKHVGQGDGDSQVGDVVARDPSGKGKGAGQGKQAGNQPGSDYYEAEVSLEEIESALFKELELPNLEEKEQAEIVTEDIEFNDIRKKGLMGNIDKKRTILTALKRNATEGHPGITPIYNDDLRFKTWDDVIKPESKAVVLAMMDTSASMGTFEKYIARSFFFWMTRFLRTKYESVEIAFIAHHTEAKVVSEEAFFTKGESGGTICSSAYYKALELIEQQYSPSRYNIYPFHFSDGENITSDNPTCIKLVNELMEKSSMFGYGEVNSYNRPSTLMRAYRNIEGKKFRHYILKEKRDVYHAMKCFFKKETAPV; this is encoded by the coding sequence ATGCAGGAAGGTAACGAAAATTATGTCGTCTCCAAAGAAAACTGGTCCCTCCATCGTAAAGGTCAACAGGATCAGCAGCGTCATATGGATAAGGTGAAAGAAGCCATAAAAAATAATTTACCGGACTTAGTCAGTGAAGAGAGTATTATCATGTCAAACGGACGGGATATCATTAAGATACCAATTCGTTCATTGGATGAATACAAAATCCGCTATAATTACAATAAATCAAAGCATGTCGGCCAGGGAGATGGTGATAGTCAGGTTGGTGATGTAGTTGCCCGTGATCCAAGTGGCAAAGGTAAAGGTGCCGGCCAGGGCAAACAAGCGGGTAATCAGCCAGGAAGTGATTATTATGAAGCAGAAGTATCATTGGAAGAAATTGAATCAGCGCTGTTTAAAGAATTGGAATTACCAAATCTGGAAGAAAAGGAACAGGCTGAAATTGTTACAGAGGATATTGAATTTAACGATATCCGTAAAAAAGGTTTAATGGGAAACATTGATAAGAAACGTACCATTTTAACAGCATTAAAGCGAAATGCAACAGAAGGACATCCGGGAATTACGCCAATCTATAATGACGATCTGCGGTTTAAGACATGGGATGATGTCATCAAGCCAGAATCAAAAGCGGTTGTACTCGCAATGATGGATACGAGTGCATCAATGGGCACATTCGAAAAATATATAGCAAGAAGCTTTTTTTTCTGGATGACCCGCTTTTTACGAACCAAGTATGAATCGGTAGAAATTGCCTTTATTGCCCATCATACAGAGGCAAAGGTTGTATCTGAGGAAGCATTTTTTACAAAAGGAGAAAGTGGCGGAACCATTTGTTCATCGGCTTACTATAAGGCACTGGAACTAATTGAACAGCAATATAGCCCATCACGTTATAATATTTATCCATTTCATTTTTCCGATGGGGAGAATATTACGTCAGATAATCCAACCTGTATCAAGCTTGTTAACGAACTAATGGAAAAATCAAGTATGTTTGGTTACGGGGAAGTGAACAGTTATAATCGTCCGTCGACACTAATGCGGGCGTATCGCAATATTGAAGGTAAGAAGTTCAGGCATTATATTTTGAAAGAAAAACGCGATGTCTACCATGCGATGAAGTGTTTCTTCAAAAAAGAAACAGCACCTGTATAG
- a CDS encoding PrkA family serine protein kinase yields the protein MDILDKVKRYREEEEQLKWEGTFAEYLEIVRRHPEVAQTAHSRVYNMIKSSGVTERDGKKMYHFFGEEIFGLEEAIERLVEEYFHPAAKRLDVRKRILLLMGPVSGGKSTIVTMLKRGLEAYSRTDEGAVYAIKGCPMHEDPLHLIPKHLREEFYDKYGVRIEGSLSPLNTMRLEKEYDDRIEDVMVERIFFSEDKRVGVGTFSPSDPKSQDIADLTGSIDFSTIAEYGSESDPRAYRFDGELNKANRGMMEFQEMLKCDEKFLWHLLSLTQEGNFKAGRFALISADELIVAHTNEAEYRSFISNKKNEALHSRIIVMPIPYNLRVSQEERIYEKMIRESDMQNVHIAPHALRVAAIFSVLTRLQDSKKQGIDRVKKMRLYDGENIEGFNQLDVDELRKEFPDEGMDGIDPRYVINRISSTIIRKETPSINALDVLRSLKDGLDQHASISDENKDQYMNFIAVARREYDEIAKKEVQKAFVYSYEESAKTLMDNYLDNVEAFCNKNKLRDPLTGEEMNPDEKLMRSIEEQIGISENAKKAFREEILIRISAYARKGKRFDYNSHERLREAIQKKLFADLKDVVKITTTSKTPDESQLKKINEVTARLIDEYGYNSTSANELLRYVGSLLNR from the coding sequence ATGGATATACTAGATAAAGTGAAGCGTTATCGAGAAGAGGAAGAACAGCTGAAGTGGGAAGGTACATTTGCGGAATACCTGGAAATTGTACGACGGCATCCTGAAGTTGCCCAAACCGCTCATTCACGTGTTTATAATATGATTAAAAGCTCCGGAGTGACGGAAAGAGATGGCAAAAAGATGTATCACTTTTTTGGTGAGGAGATCTTTGGGCTGGAAGAAGCGATAGAACGACTGGTCGAGGAGTATTTTCATCCCGCAGCTAAACGACTAGATGTGCGCAAACGGATTTTATTATTAATGGGGCCAGTTAGTGGTGGGAAGTCAACGATTGTTACCATGTTAAAGCGGGGTCTTGAAGCCTACTCGCGAACTGATGAAGGAGCAGTTTATGCCATTAAGGGCTGCCCAATGCATGAAGATCCACTCCACTTGATTCCCAAGCATTTGCGGGAGGAGTTCTATGATAAGTATGGTGTACGGATCGAAGGCAGTCTCTCGCCATTGAATACGATGCGGCTGGAAAAGGAGTATGATGACCGGATAGAGGATGTCATGGTTGAACGGATTTTCTTTTCCGAGGATAAACGGGTTGGGGTTGGCACATTTAGCCCATCTGATCCTAAATCACAAGATATTGCTGATCTGACAGGTAGTATTGACTTTTCCACTATTGCCGAATATGGATCCGAATCCGATCCGCGTGCATACCGATTTGATGGTGAGTTGAACAAGGCAAATCGTGGCATGATGGAATTTCAGGAGATGTTGAAGTGTGATGAGAAGTTTTTATGGCATTTGCTTTCCTTAACACAGGAGGGCAACTTTAAGGCAGGAAGATTTGCCTTGATCAGTGCGGATGAGCTAATTGTGGCACACACCAACGAAGCGGAATACCGTTCCTTTATTTCCAATAAGAAAAACGAGGCCCTGCATTCACGGATTATTGTCATGCCTATTCCTTATAACTTAAGGGTAAGCCAGGAAGAGCGGATTTATGAAAAAATGATTAGAGAGAGTGATATGCAAAATGTCCATATCGCTCCACATGCACTAAGAGTTGCAGCGATCTTTTCCGTTTTGACAAGGTTGCAAGACTCGAAAAAGCAAGGTATCGATCGTGTTAAAAAAATGCGTCTGTACGACGGCGAGAATATAGAAGGATTTAATCAATTGGATGTAGATGAATTACGCAAAGAATTTCCTGATGAAGGGATGGATGGTATTGATCCGCGCTATGTGATTAACCGGATATCATCAACTATTATTCGTAAGGAAACCCCATCGATTAATGCACTTGACGTTCTTCGTTCCCTGAAAGATGGGCTTGATCAGCATGCATCCATTTCAGATGAAAACAAAGATCAATATATGAATTTTATTGCAGTAGCCAGACGGGAATACGATGAAATTGCCAAAAAAGAGGTACAAAAGGCATTTGTGTATTCCTATGAAGAATCTGCGAAAACATTAATGGATAACTATCTCGATAATGTTGAGGCATTTTGTAATAAAAATAAACTGCGTGACCCGCTTACCGGTGAAGAGATGAACCCGGATGAGAAGCTCATGCGGTCGATTGAGGAACAAATTGGTATCTCGGAAAATGCCAAAAAAGCCTTTAGAGAGGAAATTCTGATTCGTATTTCCGCTTATGCCAGAAAAGGTAAACGGTTTGATTATAATTCACATGAACGTCTGCGGGAAGCCATTCAGAAGAAATTATTTGCCGATTTGAAGGATGTCGTCAAAATCACAACGACATCGAAAACGCCGGATGAATCACAACTTAAAAAGATTAACGAAGTCACAGCTAGGCTGATTGATGAATATGGTTATAATTCTACCTCTGCAAATGAACTATTAAGATACGTCGGCAGCCTGCTTAACCGTTAA
- the yedE gene encoding selenium metabolism membrane protein YedE/FdhT, with product MKRAIHTLFTNYWNPYVALILAGILSALYFGITKGVWAVTGEFTRLGGHILQLLGIDISDWDYFSLVHMQGTTFSRTDGWIVWGMFIGALIMVLYSNNFKMRIPRQKRRLVQGLIGGIIAGFGARLAMGCNLAAFFTGMPQFSFHSWIFIVATALGTYLGTKITKTSWWKGKPKLKKGGSNPSPVKNQTIQPYIGGVITLAYVALIVYFFITGKTMLGVAALFGALFGILIERGQICFTSAFRDLWLSGRGLMAKAIIAGMAISTIITLIIILVYGIQPITQVAAPSTFVGGVLFGLGIVLASSCETGMMYRLMEGQILYLTVFVGNLIGVTALAYAWDHLGVYQFLVASGKPINLIHILGAPGAMIATLILLGICFAIIAYLQRHDQFNTGLKKGVKKHVS from the coding sequence ATGAAACGAGCAATTCACACATTATTTACAAATTATTGGAACCCCTATGTAGCGTTGATCCTGGCGGGGATCCTCAGCGCGTTATATTTTGGTATAACCAAAGGGGTATGGGCGGTTACCGGTGAATTTACCCGATTGGGCGGACATATTTTGCAGTTGCTCGGGATTGACATATCTGACTGGGATTATTTTTCCCTTGTGCACATGCAGGGGACAACATTTTCCCGGACAGATGGATGGATTGTCTGGGGGATGTTTATTGGCGCTTTAATCATGGTTCTTTACAGCAATAATTTTAAAATGCGAATCCCCAGGCAAAAGCGCCGATTGGTTCAGGGGCTTATTGGCGGGATCATTGCTGGTTTTGGTGCCCGCCTTGCGATGGGATGTAACCTTGCTGCATTTTTTACGGGTATGCCGCAATTCTCTTTTCACTCATGGATTTTTATTGTAGCAACTGCACTTGGTACGTACCTTGGAACAAAAATAACCAAAACATCATGGTGGAAGGGAAAACCAAAATTGAAAAAAGGCGGTTCCAATCCTTCACCAGTAAAAAATCAAACCATTCAGCCTTATATTGGTGGTGTTATTACACTGGCATATGTAGCACTGATTGTTTATTTCTTTATCACTGGGAAAACGATGCTTGGAGTAGCCGCACTATTTGGCGCATTGTTTGGTATATTAATAGAGCGTGGACAAATTTGTTTCACTTCTGCATTCAGGGATTTATGGTTAAGCGGCCGAGGTCTGATGGCAAAAGCGATTATTGCGGGGATGGCAATTAGCACGATTATTACGCTGATCATCATCCTTGTTTATGGCATTCAGCCCATCACGCAAGTAGCTGCACCAAGCACATTCGTTGGTGGTGTATTGTTTGGCTTGGGGATTGTCCTGGCAAGCAGTTGTGAAACAGGTATGATGTACCGGCTGATGGAGGGACAGATACTCTACTTAACTGTATTTGTTGGCAATCTCATTGGTGTAACTGCACTCGCTTATGCCTGGGATCACCTTGGCGTATATCAATTCCTCGTTGCAAGCGGGAAACCTATCAATCTCATTCATATATTGGGAGCACCAGGGGCAATGATTGCTACCCTCATTTTGCTTGGCATCTGTTTTGCTATAATAGCTTATTTGCAAAGGCACGACCAATTCAACACCGGTTTAAAGAAAGGAGTTAAAAAACATGTCAGCTGA
- the yedF gene encoding sulfurtransferase-like selenium metabolism protein YedF, with the protein MSADYTLDLRGESCPYPVIYTMETLQEMHDGELLQVITDCPSSFRNIPEEIQKHGYQFAKEPVKNGPEYLFYIIA; encoded by the coding sequence ATGTCAGCTGATTACACGTTGGATTTGCGCGGAGAGTCCTGCCCATATCCAGTTATTTACACAATGGAAACACTGCAAGAGATGCATGACGGAGAATTGCTGCAAGTGATTACCGACTGTCCTTCCTCATTCCGAAATATACCTGAAGAGATCCAGAAACATGGCTACCAATTTGCTAAAGAACCAGTAAAAAATGGACCAGAATACTTGTTTTATATTATTGCTTAA